A single window of Chlamydiales bacterium DNA harbors:
- the lipA gene encoding lipoyl synthase produces MSDSPRRLNILPANQEPESGEEAAVKRGRFPSWLHRRLPEGGSLFKTGAVLEKYKLNTVCEEAKCPNRLECYNKKTATFLALGKECSRNCGFCDIDFSKQPKGPEADEPLRIALSVKELGLKHVVITMVARDDLPDGGAAHMAEIIREVRRHDPEVTIELLTSDFNGNLASVDRILEERPEIFNHNIETVRSLTPRVRHKATYERTLAVLKHVKESGKVLFVKSGIMLGLGESEAEVKETIADLHAAGCDIITIGHYLQPNRKKLTVKAFIPPEKFKEYADFGESLGVRYVYAGPFVRSSYNAHEIKNLASIK; encoded by the coding sequence ATGAGTGACTCTCCGCGCAGACTCAATATTCTGCCAGCTAACCAAGAGCCAGAAAGTGGCGAAGAGGCCGCTGTAAAAAGAGGCCGCTTCCCCTCCTGGCTACACCGCAGGCTGCCCGAGGGGGGCTCTCTTTTTAAAACGGGAGCGGTGCTTGAAAAGTATAAGCTCAATACTGTCTGCGAAGAGGCGAAGTGTCCTAACCGCCTTGAGTGCTATAATAAGAAGACGGCGACCTTCCTCGCACTCGGAAAGGAGTGCTCCCGCAACTGCGGATTCTGCGATATCGATTTTTCTAAACAGCCCAAAGGGCCCGAAGCAGATGAGCCTCTGCGCATCGCACTCTCTGTAAAGGAGCTGGGATTAAAGCATGTGGTGATCACGATGGTTGCCCGCGACGATCTGCCAGATGGCGGGGCCGCCCACATGGCTGAGATCATCCGCGAGGTACGCCGCCACGATCCGGAAGTGACCATCGAACTGCTTACCTCCGACTTCAACGGCAACCTCGCTTCAGTCGACCGAATTCTTGAAGAGCGGCCGGAGATTTTTAACCATAACATCGAAACTGTCAGGTCTCTAACTCCTCGCGTTCGCCACAAGGCGACCTATGAACGGACGCTTGCAGTGCTTAAGCATGTCAAAGAGAGCGGCAAGGTCCTCTTTGTAAAGTCGGGCATCATGCTCGGCTTAGGGGAAAGTGAAGCCGAGGTGAAAGAGACGATTGCGGATCTCCATGCTGCCGGCTGCGATATCATCACCATTGGCCACTACCTTCAACCCAATCGTAAAAAACTAACTGTTAAAGCCTTTATCCCCCCGGAAAAGTTCAAAGAGTATGCCGACTTTGGAGAGAGCTTGGGCGTCCGCTACGTCTATGCGGGTCCTTTTGTGCGATCTAGCTACAATGCCCACGAAATTAAGAACCTGGCTTCTATAAAATAA